Part of the Pan paniscus chromosome 3, NHGRI_mPanPan1-v2.0_pri, whole genome shotgun sequence genome is shown below.
TATACAACCTCCCCATAAAGTTTTCTTAACAAAAATGCGAACCTGAATCTAATGAGGAAATACTCTAAAACCAAATTGTGGGATATTGGCCTAGATTCTATGTCGTtgtcaagaaatatttttttttaaggaggtgAATGATCAAGATTAAAGGAGACTGAAGAGATATGACAACCAAGCTTAATGTGATGAGCTTGCCCAGATCCTGTTTtacacaaacagacaaaaaaacaaaaaatagttacAGGGGGTGTCTTGAGGCAATGGAGGAGATTTTAATATGAGCTCTATATTAGTCTGttatcatactgctataaagaatatatagcctgggtaatttataaagcaaacagGTTTAAtcggctcacggttctgcaggctgtataggaagcatggctggggaggcctcaggaaacttattgATTATGGAAAAGGGTGAAGGGGAGGCAGGCATGTCTTACGTGGCCAGAacagaagagagggagaagggaggggtgCCACACACCTTTacatgaccagatctcatgacaacagctcactcactatcaccagaacagtaCTCAGAGGAAAcgcgcccccatgatccagtcacctcctaccaggccccagctcctggaaattacaattcaacatcaGATATgggcggggacacaaatccaaaccatattcaGCTGTATACTAGATAATATTTGCTGtatcaattttaatttcttaggTTTGATAATATTGTAgttataggccgggcacggtggctcacgcttgtaatcctagcactttcggaggctgaggtgggtggatcacctgaggtcaggagtttgagaccagcctggccattatggtgaaaccccgtatctactaaaaatacaaaaattagctgggcatagtggcgggtgcctgtaattccagctactcaggaagctgaggcaggagaatcgcttgaacccgggaggcagaggttgcagtgagccaagatcgtgccattgcactccagcctgggtaacagagtgagactccgtctaaaaaaaaaaaaaatggttatatAGGAGAATGGCCTTATTTTCAGTATTGAGGTATTTAGAAGTCAGGTGTCATGatgtctataatttattttcaaattgttgaGCAAAAAACCCTACATCTCCatagagagaaataaaagcaatgtGGTAAAATGGCAATCTCTCCTGGTGAATCTGGAACACAGATACATAGGTactcattttattattgtttcaaaGTTTCaacaattttcacatttttcaaatgaaaaagagTCTAACTCTCTTGGATGTGTCTCAAGAAATACATAGGTCAgatttcttacttattttttattttattttatttatttatttatttttgagacggaatctcgctctgttgcccaggctggagtgcagtgcacgatctcggctcactgcaagctctgcctcctgggttcacaccattctcctgcctcagcctctggagtagctgggactatatgagcctgccaccacacctgcctaatttttgtatttttagtaaagacgaggtttcaccctcttgcccaggctggacttgaactcgtgagctcaagtgatcctcccaccttggccttccaaagtgctgggattacaggcatgagccaccatgcccggcccaatcCTGTCTTTTAAAGAAGGTATTTTCCAGACTATAAAGttggaacagaaaaaaaggatGCAAATTAAAGATGGTCAAAGGAAAACAGAATCTCATATTATTTCGTTACATAAGAAATAATGtaagccagatgcggtggctcatgctgttatcccagcactttgggaggttgagacaggaggattgcttgaggcaagaagttcgagaccagcctgggcaacatagtgagatccccatctctattttttatataattaaaaaaaaaagaaaaaagtacatgaATTATTCACCCTAAAGCCCTACCCTACAGAGAATACAAGAGGTGCCCTCTGAGACCCTCATATGTATATAAACGTGGTATTTGAACTTCTGCTTCTTTTTGCTAATGAgacagatattttaaatgttcacttcttttttttttttctagcaaccACAAAATTTGCCCAATGTCGGTCTCCTACCTGCAGTAAATAAGGTAAAACAGAATCTGTTTGATGTTGCTTATTATTAAATGGGAATGACTTTTTGCCTAAGGTGTTGGTGTAATCATTAACTGCAAGGGAAGTGGTTATGGTAATTGAGGATTCTGGTTTGACCCAgctctgggaatttttttttctttttttctttttctttttttttgagacagggtctcgctctgttgcccagaccggagtgcagtggtgcaatcttggctcactgcaacatccacctcccaggctcaagcaattcttctgcctcagcctctcgaatagctgggattacaggcatgcgccaccatacctggctaatttttgtatttttagtagagatggggtttcactatgttggccaggctagtctcgaattcctgacctcaaatgatctacccgcctcggcctcctgaagtgctgggattacaggagtgagccaccacgcttggccagcAGTGGGAATTTTTAAAGATCACATGCCTTTCTTCTTAAGGACTGTCTAGACAATAAAATTTAGAATTGCGGCTTGGGGTTACCTAATCACAATAATTAGAGATATTTGTTTTAACCAGTTCagttgccaagaaaaaaaaatgccactagTTTGATTAAGAAACAAAGCACATTCTTTTATTTAGAATTTGAAAAGTGTATAATCCCTGATCTCCTTGAAGAAACAAGggatattaaaatattgaaaaccaGTTCATCTTGTCCTACACAGAGCTGACTCACTAGCATAGTGAAGACGGTTCATACACTAACAACTAATTCTTACACACATAACTGAAAATGTAGACCACAttgtacaaagaaataaaattatatcaaattgtGGAAGGCCAAAAATAGGATTATAGATGGCTTACTTAATTCTATTTGACTTGCACTGATGTTTCCCTCCCAAGGTTCACTCCTGCATACTCAGTTCTCTACAGACTTTTAGATGATAGACATTCAGCCATATATTTGCAGTCCTGACCTTTGCTTCGAGCTTTAGTCCTGACCTTTAACTTTCTGCTGGGTATCTCTAATTTCTAAAGTCAACTGCATCTCAGATCCCCCTTTGGACTTCCTCATTTTTTCCAGCCCTTTGACAGTCTAAAATCTTAGATTCACCTCAGATTCCTCCTTCTAGCTTATTTGCCTCTCTCTTCTTAATCTAATCAGTTGCAAATTCTTGCCAAACCATTTCTTTTCATCCTTCATTGCCTTATTTCTGATCCAGACCTTATCTGTCTCATACCTGTACTATCacaacagcctcctaactggaTGGCTCCAGCCAGTCTTGGGCTCTTTCGTGCTAGCTTCATCTTTGAACTTTGCACACCCGTTTCTTTCCTCAAACATGCCCCGCCACGCCTGTCCATTTTAAACTCATGTCTATGCTCATCTCTCCCCATcctttttctttaatgattattTACCTCATGATACTTCTCTGATGGATCTCCCTGACAGCACTAATCCTCTataagaatttccttcctttactATCTGTGTTCTTCCTTTGACAGGAAGGAAGTGTACAGGAGGCTGTGTTCTTTACATGATCGGCCCCATCTCCAGAACTGACTGGATTGTAACGCCACTGAACTTAGCCAGCCAAGTGTCTTTTTGCaccttgctttttttcacttaacatatacTGGAGATCTCTCCTTACCagcacatatatgtttatctaATGCTTTTAAAATGCTTGCTAACTATGGataattcataatttatttaattagtcCCTTACCGATGGCTACTGGTGGTTTTTCTGGCTTTGTTATTATCAAACACGCTTCAGTGAATATCCTTGTATATCTTGAGCAACTTTAATGTCACAGGAAAATAATtgtactgggattgctggattaaaggtgtgtgtgtgtgtgtgtgtttacatataaacattttttttaagaggtagggtctccttatgttgcccaggctggagtgcagtggctattcaaaGGCACGGTTATAgtgccttgaactcctagcctcaagtgattttcttgcctcagcctcctgagcagctgggactataggtgtgcttgatatattttatttttattttattttttttagatggagtattgctctgttgcccaggctggagtgcagtggcaggatctcggcccactgcaacctccacctcccaggttcaagcgattctccagcctcagcctcccgagtagctgggattacagctgcctgccaccacacctgactaatttttgtattttttagcacagacggggttttgccatgttggccgggctggtctcgaacccctgacctcaggtgatccgcccacctcagcctcccaaagtgctgagattacaggcgtgaaccaccacgcccggcccacctgaTATCTTTTAAATTTGTACATAAtagaattatcttttaaaatatttttcactgtCTACTCCCATTTTTGATATTACTAATTTTCCTGCCACTCAAGATTAGGACATTGACAGTGGGAGCTTTGTTTATGGTGGCTTATCCCCACGGATTTAGCGCTGGAGAGAAAACGTAAAGCTAGGAGAAAAGAACATTTTGAAAGCCACAGAATAGGCTCTTCAGCGGCTAGAACACGGTTCCAGGCTAGGGCAATATGGCGTCCTGGACACCGGATTGCATCATCTTTCTTTGCCAAGGATCATCTGGAGCTCAAATCAAATCTAAATGTGTCcacctctaaaatggggataatcttcatgtttcttttccttttacagaTATAAATGCAATTTCATTGTCTTGACCGTTAGGAATTCTCTGAAGGTCTGTTACTACGTAAATTGTGTGAACTCCGAACAGCAGAGTTCAAACTTGATCAGAACAAAAAAGGCTAGAGAGTGGCAACTCTCCTTTCCGTCATTTTAATGGCTTTTGTATGACCAAATGTTTCCTTGCCAGTCACTGGGGAAGAAGCAGCGAGCTTGTCTCTTAATTGCTTTAGAGTTCTGTTTGTCTATTTAGCGTTTCTTTTTGAAGTCTGAAGATTTATGGAACAATAAACGTCATTTAATGCTGCGTGCTATTTTGGATTCCTCACTGGTTTTAGAATTTGGGTAAAACTACTTAGCTGAAAGTTTAACAAATTTGAAATTACAAGTATTGTAGAATAGTTCATCTCAGTGACATAAAATTACGGCAGCAGCAAAGTgtgttactttgtttttttttaatagtaagaTGTAGACATTTTAGTATAACAAATGTTTTCAAGTTGTTTGGGAAATAAATAAGCTAGGAAGCAAGGTTTAAATAAGAATGGTTTGGTTTGGTGCTGAATGATGTTGTTAGTACACCGCAATTCAAGTGTTGGCTATGCATTTGGGCCAATTTAGGGAAGTCCAAAACAACGCACATTCGCTCAGTAGTGTGAGAGATTAATTGTAGGCAGGTCCCATCTTTTTTACAGTATTCAAACGTTCAACCTTAAGACCCCACCAGGGCGTCTCATTCCACCGGGAACTAGAGAAGCTTGACTTGTGTGATCACCTCCTGATGAATGGACTGGGGCGGAACACAGATCCGGAGGTGGGGGCTTCTCTTCACCAAGCGCAAAGCCTACCTTCCAGAAGGCTGGCTGCACAAGCGGCCGCCCTAAATGCGGTCAAATTCGCCGTGGGTGCCTTCCTTCCCTACCTCCGGCCCACTCTGGTTGCTCCTTCCCAGGTGCTCCAAGCTCTCCAGAGTTTCTGGTGGTTTAAAGTTTCCGCTTCACGCCCAGACTGCTCTAAGGGCAAACACGACCCCTTTCCTCTTCTAGGACCCCTTCCGTGAAGTCTGTTCCAACCCTGAGCCTCTCCACCTTCGAGATTGGCCGCAGATGCCCCGACGGGATGGCCTGGGGAGCCGAAAGCTGTCCCCAGCCCCGGACAGCTACTGCCCACGCCGCGCAGGCCAGCCTCACACAGTAGCGAATCTCCTTCACGCGACTTCCTCGCAGGCCTGTGAACCCGCAGGGGAGGCGGAGGTCGGTTCAAACCCTGCGAGAGCCCCTGCCCAGCGCGGAGTCCTGCACACGGGGGAAAGTCCTTACGCATTAACGGGCAGGATTAAACGACTTCACACCACGAGGTGCAAGACTGGGCTTCGGGGCCTTCCTCGGTGTTGCTATTTTAAAAGAAGCTGCTCAGTAACCCAGAAGAAGATGACGGGGGACGGTGGTGTAGACCCGGCTGGAGAGGAGTCCAGGGCCTGGGAGGCGCCCCCTCTGACTGAGGGGCTGGGGACCCTGAAGCTTGGGGTCCAGGCCCCGCCAGCGCTGCACCCGGCATTGTCCCGCCTGGGGCAGGCGTCCGGTCCCTCGGCAGTGCGGGCCAGCACGTAGTagctgctgaataaataaatgcctatGCAACAGGGAACGTCCCGGCCCACCCCGGCCGGGCCAGGGCCTAGGAAGGGCGGGCGTCCGGCGCCGCCGTGGGTCCCTCCGGCGTGGCCGCCCACACCTCCTGGCCACGGCGGGGCTGCGGTGGGGGGACATCCTGGGGCGGGCGGCTGGACGGAAGGGACTAGAGTCGGGGCGCGTCCACGGCCAACCGCCCCGAACCCAGCAGGGGAGGCCAGGGACCAGGAGCTTCCGGGGCCCCGCGGCTGGAGCGCCCGGACGCGAAGGGGCGGCGGGTGACTTGGGGCGCGGTGCGGGCGGCTACAGGGCCGGACGGGAGTTCCTCCGCTTTCCGCCGCGCGGCTCGCGGTCTCAGCCGAGGTCATCGAGGGCCAGGAGCCCTGCGGAGGCCCCGCCGTCCCGGACCCACCGACGCACTCCCAGGGCTTGGCGCTTTCCCACCACCCCGGACCGCCCTTGGGGTGCCGGAGGGGCTCGGGGCGCGGCGTGGGGAGCCTTTGTGCCCTCTCCGCTTGTTGAGGTTTTTTCTCCGGAGGAGAGCTCCCCGCCCGCCACCCCTTTCCTCTCGAAAGTTTTGTGGTTTCCCTAGAAGACGAAAGAGGTTGAGAAGGTTGCGGAGACTTTTGCAATCTTCCCCGTCCAGAAACTCTAAAACCTCTCGGCGTTTGGCCCAGGGGAGCTATCTGGGGTCAAGGGGAGGGAGCTGGCCGCACATTCCTTCGCCCGCCTTCCTCCCACCTGGAGCCGCGGCCCCGCTGGGGCAGTGCGTCCGAGCTGGTGCGGCGACGCCGGCAGCGGCGGGGTTAAGCTCAGGAATGCGGCGCGAGGAATGCGCATGCAGATAAGGCGGGCGGGCGCATGCTAATCGCATGCAAATGAGGGGCCCGCCGCTGCCGCGGCAGCGCCGCAGCTTCCCGGATCCGAGCCCAGACGGCGGCGGCTCCGGCAGCCTGGGCGCCGCGACCCTCGGCGGCCACAGGGGGACGgggcggaggaggaggaagaggcggAGGCAGCGGCGGCGAGGGGGAGGAGGGTTCGCTCGCCGGCTCCGACGCAGACATGGTGGACTGATCCCCAGCGGGGCCGCGAACAGCGTTTCCTGAGGCACCTCCCGCGCGTGGTTCCGCCGCGCCCCGCGCCCTGCGCCCCTCAGCCCCTCGCCGGCGCCCGCGTCGCGGGTTGGCAGCCTAGCCCGGCAGCCGCGTTCCCGCCGCGTCCCGCGCCCGGTACCTATGGAGGCGCCGCTCGCCGGCGAGGCCGCCGACCATGCCTAGGAGGGCCGGGAGCGGTCAGCTGCCGCTGCCCCGGGGCTGGGAGGAGGCCAGGGACTACGACGGCAAGGTCTTCTACATCGACCACAACACCAGGAGGACCAGCTGGATCGACCCCCGGGACAGGTGGGCGCCGGCCGCGGGGGCGCGGGCCCGTTCGGACACGGCGGCTGTTGTCCCGGAGACCCGGCCgcgcggggggcgggggcggcgccGGCCCGCGGTGCCCCGAGGGGTCCCGGGAGGGATGTGGGGCTGGCTGCTCCGGCGGGGCCGAGGAGCCGCCCGTACCCGGGCTCCTCCGCCCACCGGCTTCCCGACGCCCCTCCGGGGACCCTGCGACACGCCCGGCCCCGAGGCAAGGCTGGAGTCGCTGCCCCGGGCCGACGCCGCACGCCAGGCTAACGGACCCGAGGGGCCACCTGAGCCCTGTTAGGAACTTCCCTAGGCTTCGAGGTGCCCACGTGGAGGCTGCAGGACACCTTCGGCCTCTGGGCAGCGGGGGTGGGCTAGGGCCTCACTGCCAGTTGGGGAACGAGCCCTCCGGGCCACCTGTGGCATCCCTCAGGCCGCTCTTGGCGCGGGAGCCTGGGCTGCGAGCTCTTGGCGGGGGCGCCCAGACTGGCCGGAGGTCCCGAGCTGGGAAGGGGCTCCCGCCCCCCGCCGGGCCCTGCTAGTGGGTGTGACTGACTTTGCCCCTCAGAGTTTAAAAACGCGCGTTTGGGGGTTTCCCTGTCTGTCGTTATTCTTCACCTGAAAACTTGAACCGACTCCCAGATCGGGAACAGGCATATTCTGTTTGGAAGGGAGATGCAGTGAAATTAACGTTGGGTATTGAGGCACTCTGATTTGCGCTTAGcctggtttctttgttttttgttttttaaattagttcAGGAACTGAAGGTTCACAAATGTTTCTGTGTCCCATATTTTTTTACCCTTAAAATTTCTTAGAATTATTGTAAGAATAATAGGAGGTATTCCTAattataaatttgtaaattatccaTTAAGGAGATATTCCTAATTGTAAATTTAAATAACGTGCCACCAGGGATAACTTTGACATTTGGacttttgtcatttctgaaaattataactttttattGAATGTGGCCCTTTGGGCTTTATATACTTTTTAGGTGCTTCTCCTATTtaacattttcccttttctcaatTTGAAGCTGAAATACCTAACTACTTTATAGTCTCAGTTACTTTTGCCCTAAAAATGTTGTTTTTGAAAGCTACTAAAAGGCAATTACAAGAAAGTTATaaataacattataaatttaTGGAACAATCCTTGTTCAATTATCCATGAAGCTACGGGCCTAGGTTTCCCTCCTGAAATGAGAAAAGGCACCTGTGCTGAGGTTCGGTCTTGCCGCAGCCTGGCTGCCTGTTGCTGGCCTGATGAAAATTGTGACAGGCATCACACCTTCCCAGTGTCTCCAGACGTGCTAGTTGTTGTCGTAAACTTCACGCTCCAAGCCAGTTATTTGACTTATGCTATTGCACTTTGAAACTACTTAACAGATAGTAAATGTCAGTGCTGATGGTGTGCACCCAACTGCGGCTTTTAAGGcacctgtataaatatttgaCTTTTACAGTTGTGTGGTAATTCTTTCTGCTTTCTGATACTTGGAGTTTCAGGTAATTGAAATAGCAATAAATTCTTGAAATATTTAGGCATTCTAGGTTCTCTTCTCCTTCGGTTTACATGCTTTACTATATTATCTCAGTTGTGTTTACCGGAAAGGATTACAAGAATATGTAATGTCTGGGTAAAGTAAATAGAAAGTGGAGTGAAATTATATGACTTGGCGTATCCATATCACTACTTTTTTCACAAGTCAAGCATGTCCTTTATTTTAAACTCTTAATGGATTAGTAATTATTATGAACTATTTTCAGGAAACTGGATAAACAATTCATTGGATAGGGACAAATAGTTTTGACTaagatagctttttatttttccaattttccttGCAGCTGTTAGGTCTTAAATATTCAGAGACATAAATTTGACGACTTACAAATATTTCTGGATCTCAGAGTTTTAAAAGATATTCTGTTGAGATCAGAGTCACCATTATATACTCAGTTtaaatttgattatattttcttttagggcAATTAAGTGACTAAATCTTACTAAATAGAGTAAGAGCTGATGGGAACGTATATTTGGAGTAACTATTAACTCCTGTCAGTTTTGTTACACACTTACCAAACATATAGAAAGAGAGATGTTACACAGGCCAATAGGAGTGTGTGGATTCTTCTGCAGGATCAACTTacaaattctgaaagaaaaacaacttaaTATACTATGGGTCTGCAGTAATTTTGAACTGTTTAAGCCATTTAATTAGAATGGTCACGATGATTTACCTTgcatattttttatgttattctgttaaggaaaagaattttgtgtttttgatagtCTATCAGAATTTGTTGAATATTTCTGATTATACAGATAATTATGCCGATTTAGTAGGGGAGGCTAGGGCATTTTATAAGAACATAATTTCATTCAACAGGTAGTCATGCCAGAATGCTGAAGCATTATTCTAAAATGCTTTTAAGCCTTTGGAGGTGAATGACGTCATTCAAACTTTGCTGGGATGTGATCAAAGCTTTTATTGCTCCACCTCTTACTTTTATTGACTAAGTTTACGTGAGTTTCTGAATCCCTCTAAACCTCCATTTTTCAGctctaaaatgaggataatatcaTCTTCTTCATAGGGGTGTTTGTGGGCTCACCATTAGGGCCCAGCCTAATTGTATTAGTGTAGTGTTGACATTCCAGTTTAGGAACTGAGTGACCCTGGAAATAGTAGAAATACTAGCATGGACAGTATTTACTCAGTGTGTATTGTGTGCTAGGCACTCTGCTAAGCTCTTTAACTGTGATCTCATTTCATTCTCCCGTTggtcctgtgaggtaggtactactGTCATCTTCcagttacagatgaggaaattgagtcacAGAGAAGTAGCCCTTGTTAAGTGTGGAGCTAGGATTTAAAGCCAGACAGCTTGACTCTACAGCATGTGTCCTTAATCATTCCTTTAAATTGTCTCGACGCTTGCGCATGTTCAGGGGTCTTTGGGTGGAGTGCACAGAGGGGCAGAACCTTTTTGCCCAGTGTTTATTTTTCAGGCTGAGTGACTAGGCTAATCCTGGGGAAATCTCCCTGTTTGTGATTAATTCCTTGTCCCCCTACCCTGCCTGCATGGGCCCACTCACCGAGTGTTATTTTGTAGGTTTACCCCCTCTTTTTTTGCTCACCATGGACCCTTTTGAACATACCAGTTGGTGTTTATGGTAGGCCATAGGTCTTGGCCAAATGgcctggtgcttttttttttttttttttttaattacattcaacaaaggagaaaaaggtgGGATGGATTGGCTTCATTGCCTTTTGGAGGAGTAGGGAGCTTAAGTGGGCAGCCCTCAGAGATAGGGTGGGTTGGCTTTACCAACTCCCAGTAgaattttgctcattttctatCCTTGGATTGAATGTTACCCAGAGATACAATGACTTTGTCTAGTTGAACTGAAAGATTTCACACCATGCAAAGTGACTTTCCATTAAAACCCGCTGATAGACACTAATCTGTGGGTTATGGCAAGGGTCAGATGTTGAGCAACCTGTACCTTctaactgaataaaaataatcttggggggtggggagggtgaaAAGGGAGGAAGGGGGTGCCAGCTGGGTATATCATTGATGTCACAGTTAACTTTTGGCTCTCCACACCCGTTTGAGGCATATGACTAGGATCAGAGGAACTCTGtattgtcttcttttttgtttgttttttttttttttgagacggtgttttcgttctgttgcccaagttggagagcaatggcgtgatctcggcttactgcagctcccgggttcaagcgattctcctgtctcagcctcccaagtagctgggattacaggcgcctgccaccacgcccggctaattttttgtatttttagtagaaatggggtttcaccatgttggccaggctggtctcaaactcctgacctcaggtgatctgtccgcctcggcctcccaaagtgctgggattacaggcatgaaccactgcacctggccttgtctttctctttttttttttttttgagacggagtcttgatgTGTCGCCAgactggggtcttgctgtgtcgccagactggagtgcagtggtgcgatctcgcctcactgcaacctccgccgcctgggttcaagtgattctcatgcctcagcctcatgagtagctgggattacaggcaccaccatacccagataatttttttgtatttttggtagagatggggtttcaccatgttggccaggatgatctccatctcctgaccttgtgatgcgcccaccttggcctcccaaagtgctgggattacaggcatgagccaccacgcccggcctggccTTGTCTTTCTTTCAAAGtctaagtaatttctttttttttgagacagagtctcacattgtcgcccaggctagagtgcaatggcgcgatgtcggctcactgcagcctccacctcctgggttcaagtgattctcctgcctcagcctcccgagtagctgggattacaggcacctgccaccacgcccagctaatttttcgtattttttttagtagaggtggggtttcatcatgttggccaggctggcaaaTTAAGTAATTTCTATGAACCCACTGCTAGAGTGTAAACTCCTGGAGTCCCCGATTGCTTATTACTGCTTTTTGAATCCTTTATACATGgtatgttaaataaatgttggtTAATTTAGTTAATGAAGAcagtttgttgaattaatgaaagaATATTAATTGAGCTACTCTCTTATTTCCAGTTTCTTACTGTTGGGCTTTCAAAAAATAAACCCATAACCACCAACAGAGACAACTGACTTTCCAgttagatttaaaataataagagaattGAGCTGCTACATTTTGAGTAATAGTATAAATATGAGAATTACTTAtaagagcaaagaaaacaaaatgaacctTGATAGTCTTAATCACAACTGCCATTGTCATAGACTGCTGGAATTGTTCCTCTCCAGCAGGCCCTGAGTCTGGGTGCCAAGTGGTTACTGTGAATTATTTGAGTGATTATAGTATTTGAAGTGTGGAGAGGTTGTTaaaagaggattaaaaaaatCACTCTAGGAAGCACTAATTTAAAGTATGCTGTCTTCCAAAAATTCCAaaagaaatattctttttaacACAGTTTGGTATAATGCTTGCTGGAGTGAACAGTACTATAGTTGCTTAGTATATCGGAGGGACTAAGAGTTCTCCAGTGACATTATTAGTCCATAGCTTGCAGTGTAATTTTGTTGGAAGACTCAGGAcaataattgctttttaaataaaataaatattttatttatttattttttgagacagagttggctctgtcgcccaggcgggagtgcagtgacacaatctcgtcTTActacaacctgtgcctcctgagttcaagtgattctcctgcctcagcttcctgagtagctgggattacaggtgcacgccaccctgtacccggctaatttttgtatttttagtagagatgtggtatcaccatgttggccaggctggtctcaaactcctgacctcaagttacctgcccgccttagcctaccaaagtgctggcatactattactttaaatatgttatttgttttGAGCTGCAAATCCCTAAGCTTCATCTACATAGTCAGCCATTGTGACATGTGGCCTTCAACAA
Proteins encoded:
- the LOC134730326 gene encoding uncharacterized protein LOC134730326, giving the protein MVGTGRGTRRERGCRARLPTRDAGAGEGLRGAGRGARRNHAREVPQETLFAAPLGISPPCLRRSRRANPPPPRRRCLRLFLLLRPVPLWPPRVAAPRLPEPPPSGLGSGKLRRCRGSGGPLICMRLACARPPYLHAHSSRRIPELNPAAAGVAAPARTHCPSGAAAPGGRKAGEGMCGQLPPLDPR